The proteins below come from a single Rosa rugosa chromosome 2, drRosRugo1.1, whole genome shotgun sequence genomic window:
- the LOC133730952 gene encoding non-specific lipid transfer protein GPI-anchored 9-like: MANSKQYLFLIILASWAAVGLGSIQSMACMQKLMPCQSYFKKLDNVPDTCCTPMKNMLSETADDKNCICGVFGNPIMLKNLNITQDDTMKLAKACGLKADISKCDKKEKDTASPSSSPSPSPSASNAASRFSKSGFTASFIATLIFSAAF, translated from the coding sequence ATGGCTAATTCAAAGCAATATTTGTTTCTGATTATCTTGGCTTCATGGGCGGCTGTCGGTTTAGGGTCTATTCAGTCCATGGCATGCATGCAGAAACTCATGCCTTGTCAATCATATTTTAAGAAACTGGACAATGTTCCTGATACGTGTTGTACGCCGATGAAGAATATGCTATCGGAGACGGCGGATGATAAGAACTGCATTTGCGGGGTCTTTGGCAACCCCATCATGTTGAAGAACCTGAATATAACCCAGGATGATACCAtgaagcttgcaaaagcttGTGGCTTGAAGGCTGACATTTCAAAATGCGACAAGAAGGAAAAGGATACTGCATCGCCATCGTCATCACCAAGTCCATCACCATCAGCTTCTAATGCAGCCTCTCGTTTCAGCAAATCTGGTTTCACAGCCTCTTTCATTGCAACTCTAATTTTTTCAGCAGCATTTTAA